In Sebaldella termitidis ATCC 33386, one DNA window encodes the following:
- a CDS encoding SDR family oxidoreductase yields the protein MQVPFKINLENKVAVVTGGGGILCAVFAKALAACGAKVAVLDLKKEAADAVADEINKSGGRALGVQANVLDINSLKEAKKTVNEKMGKCDILINGAGGNHPKGNTSKEYFEDGDLDKEDIMTFFDLDPEGIKFVFDLNFIGTLLTTQVFAKDMTGNKESSIINVSSMNAFTPLTKIPAYSGAKAAISNFTQWLAVHFSKSGIRVNAMAPGFFETNQNKALLRNTDGSYSERAEKIISQTPMGRFGEPEELTGTLLWLIEPKASGFVTGVIIPIDGGFLAYSGV from the coding sequence ATGCAGGTTCCTTTTAAAATAAATCTGGAAAATAAAGTAGCAGTGGTTACAGGAGGAGGCGGAATACTGTGTGCGGTATTTGCGAAAGCTCTGGCTGCATGCGGTGCTAAAGTAGCAGTTTTGGATTTGAAAAAAGAAGCGGCAGATGCTGTTGCAGATGAAATAAATAAAAGCGGCGGAAGGGCTTTAGGCGTACAGGCTAATGTCCTGGATATAAACAGCCTGAAAGAAGCAAAAAAGACAGTAAATGAAAAAATGGGAAAATGTGATATTCTGATAAACGGAGCAGGCGGAAACCACCCTAAGGGAAATACAAGCAAGGAATACTTTGAAGACGGTGATCTGGATAAAGAGGATATAATGACTTTCTTCGATCTGGATCCGGAGGGTATAAAATTCGTATTTGACCTGAATTTTATAGGGACATTGCTGACTACTCAGGTTTTCGCAAAGGATATGACTGGAAATAAAGAGAGCAGCATAATAAATGTATCATCTATGAATGCATTCACACCGCTTACAAAAATACCGGCATACTCAGGTGCAAAAGCTGCTATATCTAATTTTACACAGTGGCTGGCAGTACATTTTTCAAAATCAGGGATAAGAGTAAATGCTATGGCTCCGGGATTTTTTGAAACTAATCAGAATAAAGCACTGCTCAGAAATACTGACGGATCATATTCAGAAAGAGCAGAAAAAATAATTTCACAGACACCAATGGGAAGATTCGGGGAACCGGAAGAATTAACAGGAACATTACTTTGGCTGATAGAACCAAAGGCTTCGGGCTTTGTTACAGGAGTAATAATACCGATAGACGGAGGATTTTTAGCATATTCAGGAGTTTAA
- the uxuA gene encoding mannonate dehydratase — protein sequence MKMTFRWYGKTDPVSLEYISQIPGMTGVVTAIYDIPVGEVWPLDKITELKEEVNVKNLEMKVIESVPVHEDIKMGLPSREKYIENYKENIRNLAKAGVEVICYNFMPVFDWTRSNLDYKLPDGSTALVYYRDEIEKMDPRKGELSLPGWDASYQKEELNAILDKYKEISEEDLWNNLKYFLEQIIPVAEEVKVKMAIHPDDPPWPIFGLPRIITNEENIDRFLKLYDSEYNGLTLCTGSLGVARDNDMPGMIRRFGKKIHFAHLRNIKIIDDRSFQESAHMSKYGSLDFVEILKAYKETGFTGYARPDHGRMIWGETGRPGYGLYDRALGAVYILGIWETLEKGC from the coding sequence ATGAAGATGACGTTTAGATGGTACGGAAAGACTGATCCTGTTTCTTTGGAATATATAAGTCAGATACCGGGGATGACAGGAGTGGTAACTGCGATTTATGATATTCCTGTAGGTGAGGTGTGGCCTCTTGATAAAATAACAGAACTAAAAGAAGAGGTAAATGTAAAAAATCTGGAAATGAAGGTAATAGAAAGTGTTCCCGTACATGAAGATATTAAGATGGGACTTCCTTCAAGAGAGAAATATATAGAAAATTATAAAGAAAATATAAGAAATCTTGCTAAAGCAGGAGTAGAGGTCATCTGCTATAATTTTATGCCGGTTTTTGACTGGACAAGATCAAATCTGGATTATAAACTTCCTGATGGTTCTACTGCCCTTGTTTATTACAGAGATGAAATAGAAAAGATGGATCCGAGAAAGGGTGAACTTTCTCTTCCCGGATGGGATGCAAGTTACCAAAAAGAAGAACTGAATGCGATACTGGATAAATATAAGGAGATATCTGAAGAAGATTTATGGAATAATCTGAAATATTTTCTTGAACAAATAATTCCGGTAGCTGAGGAAGTAAAAGTAAAGATGGCAATACATCCTGATGATCCGCCGTGGCCTATCTTCGGACTTCCCAGAATTATAACAAATGAGGAGAATATAGACAGATTTCTTAAGCTTTATGACAGTGAATATAACGGACTTACACTATGTACAGGCTCACTTGGAGTGGCAAGAGACAATGATATGCCGGGAATGATAAGAAGATTTGGTAAAAAGATTCATTTTGCACATTTAAGAAATATAAAAATAATAGATGACAGAAGTTTTCAGGAAAGCGCCCATATGTCAAAATATGGTTCGCTGGATTTTGTGGAGATATTAAAAGCATACAAAGAAACAGGCTTTACCGGTTATGCCAGACCGGATCACGGAAGAATGATCTGGGGAGAAACAGGAAGACCGGGTTACGGATTATATGACAGAGCTCTTGGAGCAGTGTACATTCTGGGAATATGGGAAACTCTGGAAAAAGGATGCTAG
- a CDS encoding carbohydrate ABC transporter permease, which produces MESVGRSKSKTKKTADAAIKYIILIVVGLLMIYPLLWLIGASFKENNEIFSSVGIIPKKFDVTGYINGWKTSTEYTFTKYFMNTFAIVVPKVILTLISCTLAAYGFARFKIPGKKFLFSILIGTLLLPTIVLNIPQYIMYRQIGWLDTYLPLIIPSLLATDTFFVFMLVQFLRGLPIELEEAAKIDGCNSFQTLIYILVPILKPALISVALFQFIWSMNDFMGPLIYISSVEKYPVSIALKMSMDNSAVVQWNQVMAMAVIALVPSIVIFFSAQKYFVEGVSTSGLK; this is translated from the coding sequence ATGGAGAGCGTAGGAAGAAGCAAAAGTAAAACGAAAAAAACAGCAGATGCAGCAATTAAGTATATTATACTGATCGTGGTAGGACTGCTTATGATATATCCCCTGTTATGGCTTATAGGGGCATCATTCAAAGAAAATAACGAAATATTTTCTTCGGTGGGAATTATACCTAAAAAATTCGATGTTACAGGGTATATAAACGGATGGAAGACATCAACAGAGTATACTTTTACGAAATACTTCATGAATACATTTGCCATAGTAGTACCTAAGGTGATACTTACACTTATTTCGTGTACACTGGCAGCATATGGGTTCGCAAGATTTAAAATACCCGGGAAAAAATTTCTGTTTTCAATACTGATCGGGACATTATTACTGCCGACTATAGTTCTTAATATACCTCAGTATATAATGTACAGACAGATAGGATGGCTGGATACATATCTTCCGTTAATAATTCCTTCATTACTTGCTACTGATACATTCTTTGTATTTATGCTGGTACAATTTTTGAGAGGACTTCCTATAGAATTGGAAGAGGCTGCGAAAATAGATGGATGCAACAGTTTTCAAACATTGATTTATATATTGGTTCCTATACTAAAACCAGCTTTAATTTCTGTGGCTTTATTTCAGTTTATATGGTCAATGAATGATTTTATGGGGCCTTTAATCTATATATCAAGTGTAGAAAAATATCCTGTGTCCATAGCATTAAAAATGTCAATGGACAACAGTGCGGTAGTACAGTGGAATCAGGTAATGGCAATGGCTGTAATAGCTCTGGTACCTTCTATAGTAATATTCTTCTCGGCACAAAAATATTTCGTGGAAGGTGTATCGACAAGCGGATTGAAATAA
- a CDS encoding carbohydrate ABC transporter permease — MKNKINVGLLYILPWILGILLLKIFPFGLSLFLSFTRYDLISSPQFIGIENYVEMFKDELFIKSLLNTIKYVIVTVPLKLAFALFIASILNFKIKGVGIFRTAYYLPSILGGSVAISVLWRFLFADNGLVNIMLKMLHLPTASWMGDQKYALFTIGLLSVWQFGSSMVIFLAALKNIPNTLYEAARIDGASKVRMFFSITFPLLTPVIFFNFIMQMLNAFQEFNAPYIITKGGPLNSTYLYSLLIYDNSFRYFNMGYASALAWFFFIIIMVCTAIVFKSQKYWVYYEDGGNN, encoded by the coding sequence ATGAAAAATAAAATTAATGTGGGATTATTATACATACTACCGTGGATATTGGGAATATTACTGTTAAAAATATTTCCTTTCGGGTTATCGCTGTTTTTAAGCTTTACAAGATATGATCTAATATCAAGCCCGCAGTTTATTGGAATAGAAAATTATGTGGAGATGTTTAAGGACGAATTATTTATAAAATCCCTTTTGAATACTATAAAATACGTAATAGTAACAGTTCCTCTGAAACTGGCTTTTGCATTGTTTATAGCAAGTATACTTAATTTTAAGATAAAAGGAGTGGGGATTTTCAGAACAGCATATTATCTTCCGTCAATACTGGGGGGAAGTGTAGCGATATCTGTATTATGGCGATTCTTGTTTGCAGATAACGGATTGGTAAATATTATGCTTAAGATGCTTCATCTGCCTACGGCAAGCTGGATGGGAGATCAGAAGTATGCTTTATTTACTATAGGACTTTTGAGTGTGTGGCAGTTTGGTTCATCAATGGTAATATTTCTTGCAGCGTTAAAAAATATACCGAATACGCTTTATGAAGCTGCAAGAATAGACGGAGCATCAAAGGTAAGAATGTTTTTCAGTATTACATTCCCTTTGCTGACACCGGTAATATTCTTTAACTTCATAATGCAGATGCTGAATGCATTTCAGGAATTTAACGCACCTTACATAATAACAAAGGGAGGACCTTTAAATTCGACATACCTGTACTCATTACTGATTTATGACAACTCATTCAGATACTTTAATATGGGGTATGCAAGTGCACTGGCATGGTTTTTCTTTATAATCATAATGGTTTGTACTGCAATAGTCTTTAAATCACAAAAATACTGGGTATACTATGAGGATGGAGGTAATAATTAA
- a CDS encoding ABC transporter substrate-binding protein, whose product MKNKIFWLIMLILILTVSCGEKNNTSGKDGSKEIVLRFLWWGSESRHKATLDAIKLFEEKNPGIKIKAEYGGTDGYFQKLSTQLTGNTAPDIMQVDYIWLFNFSKNGDGFYDINLLKDEFNLANYTKEDLSYTTINGKLNAIPVGMNGRAFFFNKSLYERAGIEIPKTFDELLAADKILKQKIGPDTKSLDIVTSDSGAMFFVEYYVEQKYGKTLINTDNKVGVTKEELADAFRFYKMLADSGAVISAKDRAGAGNYPDDQNPLWINGELGGVLNWNTMIGAYGDMLKKGDTMVAGDFLIGIGDHKSAYLKVNMTLAINKNTKHPKEAAKFLNFLLSDPEAAKILGTVRGIPLNKSAYAELEKEGLTTGPVAEGLTKALNFAGPKKSPYIEDERTRQLGLVITQKLDYNEITPEQAGEQMYTELTKLLEQMTR is encoded by the coding sequence ATGAAAAATAAAATATTTTGGTTAATAATGCTTATTTTGATTTTAACCGTAAGCTGCGGAGAGAAAAATAATACTTCCGGTAAAGATGGCAGCAAGGAAATAGTACTGAGATTCTTATGGTGGGGAAGTGAATCACGTCATAAAGCAACTCTTGATGCTATAAAGCTTTTTGAAGAGAAAAATCCGGGAATAAAAATAAAAGCAGAATACGGCGGTACAGATGGCTATTTCCAGAAGCTTTCGACACAGCTAACAGGAAATACAGCACCTGATATAATGCAGGTAGATTATATATGGCTGTTTAATTTTTCAAAAAACGGGGACGGCTTTTATGATATTAATCTGTTAAAAGATGAATTTAACCTTGCTAACTATACAAAAGAAGATCTGAGCTATACTACAATAAACGGAAAACTTAATGCAATACCTGTGGGAATGAATGGAAGAGCATTTTTCTTTAATAAGTCTCTGTATGAAAGGGCAGGAATAGAAATACCTAAAACATTTGACGAACTGCTTGCTGCCGATAAAATATTAAAGCAAAAAATAGGTCCGGATACTAAATCACTGGATATAGTGACTTCTGACAGCGGTGCTATGTTCTTTGTGGAATATTATGTGGAGCAAAAATATGGAAAAACGCTGATAAATACTGATAATAAAGTAGGAGTTACAAAAGAAGAACTTGCAGATGCATTTAGGTTTTATAAAATGCTTGCAGACAGCGGTGCAGTAATATCGGCAAAAGACAGGGCAGGAGCAGGAAACTATCCTGACGATCAGAATCCTTTATGGATAAATGGTGAGTTAGGCGGTGTTCTAAACTGGAATACTATGATCGGGGCATACGGTGATATGCTTAAAAAAGGAGATACAATGGTAGCAGGAGATTTCCTGATAGGAATAGGAGATCATAAATCTGCTTATTTGAAAGTAAATATGACTTTGGCGATAAATAAAAATACAAAGCATCCCAAAGAAGCAGCAAAATTTTTGAATTTCCTTCTGTCTGATCCTGAGGCAGCCAAAATATTAGGGACTGTAAGGGGAATTCCTTTGAATAAGAGTGCTTATGCTGAATTGGAAAAAGAAGGTCTTACTACAGGACCTGTTGCAGAGGGACTTACAAAAGCCCTTAATTTTGCCGGACCTAAAAAAAGCCCTTATATAGAAGATGAAAGAACAAGACAGCTTGGTCTGGTAATTACACAAAAACTGGATTACAACGAAATAACACCTGAACAGGCAGGAGAACAGATGTATACAGAATTGACAAAATTATTGGAACAAATGACAAGGTAG
- a CDS encoding ABC transporter substrate-binding protein, with the protein MGKRIFWLMMLILVLTISCGEKKESSKGAGAEKEITLRFSWWGGDARHKATLDVIKLYEEKNPGVKIKAEYSGWDGHFEKISTQITGNTAPDIMQIDYNWLYNFSKNGDGFYDINTLKDDFNLDNYDEQALSYTIINGKLNAIPVGMNGRAFFFNKSLYDKAGVEIPKTFDELLATDKVIKEKVSKDAKSLDITSTDSGALFFIEYYVEQKYGKPILTAENTIGVTKEELADAFKFYKMLVDSGAVVSAKDRAGAGNFPDDQNPLWINGELGAVLTWNTMVGQYENMLKEGDTLVSGDFLTGIGEHKSTFIKVNMAFAINKNTKYPKEAAKFLNFMLSDPEAAKILGTVRGIPLNKSAFAELEKEGQTKGPLAEGLTKALAFAGPKTSPYIEDERTRKLGLEITQKVDYNELTPEQAGERLYTELEKLLKQMTR; encoded by the coding sequence ATGGGAAAAAGAATATTTTGGTTAATGATGCTTATTTTGGTTTTAACAATAAGTTGTGGTGAGAAAAAAGAATCTTCAAAAGGTGCGGGAGCAGAAAAAGAAATTACGCTGAGATTTTCATGGTGGGGCGGAGATGCACGTCATAAAGCTACTTTAGATGTAATAAAGCTATATGAGGAAAAAAATCCCGGAGTAAAAATAAAAGCAGAATACAGCGGATGGGACGGACATTTTGAGAAAATCTCTACACAGATAACAGGAAATACAGCACCGGATATAATGCAGATAGACTACAACTGGTTATATAACTTTTCAAAAAACGGAGATGGTTTTTACGATATTAATACATTAAAAGATGATTTTAATCTTGATAACTATGATGAACAGGCTTTGAGCTATACTATTATAAACGGAAAACTTAATGCAATACCTGTGGGAATGAACGGAAGGGCATTTTTCTTTAATAAATCTTTATATGATAAGGCAGGAGTGGAAATTCCAAAAACATTCGACGAATTACTTGCCACGGATAAGGTAATTAAAGAAAAAGTGAGTAAGGATGCCAAATCACTGGATATTACTTCTACTGACAGCGGAGCATTGTTTTTTATAGAATATTATGTAGAGCAAAAATACGGGAAACCGATATTAACTGCTGAAAATACAATAGGGGTCACAAAAGAAGAGCTTGCGGATGCATTTAAGTTTTATAAAATGCTGGTTGACAGCGGAGCTGTTGTTTCGGCAAAAGACAGAGCGGGAGCGGGAAATTTTCCCGATGATCAGAATCCTTTGTGGATAAACGGCGAGCTGGGAGCTGTTTTAACATGGAATACAATGGTGGGGCAATATGAGAATATGCTTAAAGAGGGCGATACATTAGTCTCGGGAGATTTTCTGACAGGAATCGGAGAACATAAATCTACATTCATAAAAGTAAATATGGCTTTTGCAATAAATAAAAATACAAAATATCCGAAAGAAGCTGCAAAATTTCTGAATTTTATGCTGTCAGATCCTGAAGCAGCAAAAATACTGGGAACTGTAAGAGGAATTCCTTTGAATAAAAGTGCTTTTGCCGAACTGGAAAAGGAAGGACAGACAAAAGGGCCTCTTGCGGAAGGACTTACAAAAGCACTGGCTTTCGCCGGACCAAAAACAAGTCCCTATATAGAAGACGAAAGAACAAGAAAGCTGGGACTGGAAATTACGCAAAAAGTGGATTATAACGAATTAACACCGGAACAGGCAGGAGAAAGATTATATACTGAATTGGAAAAATTATTAAAACAAATGACAAGATAG
- a CDS encoding Gfo/Idh/MocA family protein: protein MVKIGVIGYGNIGSMHVRNFESGVFSNVQLTAVFDIDSEKIKKAENLYGNKLKYFTKEEDFFGSHEFDAVLVATPHYAHPVLAEKALDNGYHVLVEKPIGVYTKAVRRLYKKAAESDKIFGVVFNQRTNPLYQKVKDLVSSGELGTLKRINWIITDWYRTQAYYNSGTWRATWGGEGGGVLINQCPHQLDLFQWIFGMPKRVRGFAYFGKNRNIEVEDEVTAYFEYENGATGVFISSVSEVPGSNRLEITGDKGKVIIENSQIEFYRLRESEIEYNKNLKVQGFDKTGNFIMPEYWKCEVPVEKSDESQHVLVIKDWIDTIINGTPLLAPGTDAINELMISNAVYLSTFIDNWVEFPIDEDLFLEKLNERVRKSKYKVEKDYE from the coding sequence TTGGTAAAAATAGGTGTCATTGGCTATGGAAACATAGGATCAATGCATGTCAGAAATTTTGAAAGCGGTGTGTTTTCAAATGTTCAGCTTACTGCAGTTTTTGATATAGATTCTGAAAAAATAAAAAAAGCAGAAAATCTGTATGGGAATAAATTAAAATACTTTACAAAAGAAGAGGACTTTTTTGGAAGTCATGAATTTGATGCTGTGTTAGTGGCTACTCCGCATTATGCGCATCCGGTTCTTGCAGAAAAGGCACTGGATAACGGATACCATGTTTTGGTAGAAAAACCGATAGGGGTTTATACAAAGGCCGTAAGAAGACTTTATAAAAAGGCTGCTGAATCTGATAAAATTTTTGGAGTGGTATTTAATCAGAGAACGAATCCGCTTTATCAAAAAGTAAAGGATCTGGTTTCCAGCGGCGAACTGGGAACTTTAAAGAGAATAAACTGGATTATAACAGACTGGTACAGAACACAGGCTTACTATAATTCCGGGACATGGAGAGCAACATGGGGCGGAGAAGGCGGAGGAGTATTGATAAATCAATGTCCGCATCAGCTGGATCTGTTTCAGTGGATATTTGGAATGCCGAAAAGAGTGAGAGGCTTTGCATATTTTGGGAAAAACAGAAATATAGAGGTAGAAGACGAAGTAACAGCTTACTTTGAATATGAAAACGGGGCTACTGGCGTGTTTATATCTTCAGTGTCCGAAGTACCGGGCTCAAACAGACTGGAAATAACAGGGGATAAAGGAAAAGTAATAATAGAAAACAGTCAGATAGAATTCTACAGATTACGGGAATCTGAAATAGAATATAATAAAAATCTGAAAGTACAGGGATTCGATAAGACAGGAAATTTTATAATGCCTGAGTATTGGAAATGCGAAGTTCCTGTGGAAAAATCAGATGAATCACAGCATGTTCTTGTAATAAAAGACTGGATAGATACAATAATAAACGGAACACCTCTTCTGGCTCCGGGGACAGATGCAATAAATGAATTAATGATATCAAATGCGGTATATCTGTCTACATTTATTGATAACTGGGTGGAGTTTCCGATAGACGAGGATTTATTTTTAGAAAAGTTAAATGAAAGAGTGAGAAAGTCAAAGTATAAAGTAGAAAAAGATTACGAATAA